From a single Lolium rigidum isolate FL_2022 chromosome 7, APGP_CSIRO_Lrig_0.1, whole genome shotgun sequence genomic region:
- the LOC124676171 gene encoding SH3 domain-containing protein 2-like isoform X2, which produces MEILIIRLQTNQKLNYTRDWKNFTYQLVLPKDIVRGVEGYIVTGSKQVEIGNKLSDDSQKYGIENTCTSGNTLSRAATYFGKARSLIEKERGNMLKAFGTQVAEPLRAMVMGAPLEDARHLAQRYDRMRQEADAQVVEVSRRQNRVRESAGNGEVISKLEAAEYKLEELKSNMVGLGKEAVSAMAAVEGQQQRLTLQRLIAMVEAERAYHQNVLEILDRLEEEMVSERQKIEAPPTPAAESYMPPPPSYDEVNDMFASTSADQSVNSVDFFLGEALGSFKAESEFELNLSVGDIVIVRQISSNGWAEGECKGKAGWFPHAYIERRERVLASKVPHIF; this is translated from the exons ATGGAAATTCTGATAATCCGTTTACAGACGAATCAGAAGTTAAACTACACCAGAGACTGGAAAAACTTTACTTATCAACTCGTGCTGCCAAA GGACATTGTTCGGGGTGTGGAGGGCTACATAGTGACAGGATCTAAGCAAGTGGAGATAG GGAACAAATTGTCGGACGATAGCCAGAAATACGGCATTGAAAACACATGTACAAGTGGTAATACTTTATCCAGAGCTGCTACATACTTTGGAAAGGCACGTTCACTCATAGAAAAGGAACGAGGGAACATGCTTAAAGCATTTGGTACACAG GTGGCTGAGCCGCTACGGGCAATGGTAATGGGTGCCCCTCTGGAGGATGCTAGACATCTAGCCCAGAGATACGACAGAATGAGGCAAGAAGCTGATGCTCAG GTTGTTGAAGTTTCGAGACGCCAAAACAGAGTAAGAGAATCAGCTGGGAATGGAGAAGTTATATCAAAGTTGGAAGCAGCTGAGTATAAACTTGAAGAACTGAAGTCAAATATGGTGGGATTAGGAAAGGAAGCTGTTTCAGCAATGGCTGCTGTAGAGGGGCAGCAGCAAAGATTGACATTACAACGTCTCAttgcaatg GTTGAGGCCGAGAGAGCTTACCATCAGAATGTTCTGGAGATACTTGACCGTTTGGAGGAAGAA ATGGTGTCTGAGCGCCAAAAAATCGAAGCACCTCCAACCCCTGCAGCAGAAAGTTatatgccaccaccaccatcatatgATGAAGTTAATGACATGTTTGCGTCCACTTCTGCTGATCAGTCAGTCAACTCTGTGGATTTCTTCTTGGGAGAG GCCCTCGGTTCCTTCAAGGCTGAGAGTGAGTTTGAACTTAACTTGTCAGTTGGCGACATTGTTATCGTCCGACAG ATATCAAGCAATGGTTGGGCGGAAGGTGAATGCAAGGGGAAAGCAGGCTGGTTCCCGCATGCTTATATCGAGAGGCGCGAGCGTGTTCTAGCGAGCAAAGTTCCGCACATTTTCTAG
- the LOC124676171 gene encoding SH3 domain-containing protein 2-like isoform X1 yields the protein MEALWKQASRLKEQVARQGVFKQFGAGAYGNSDNPFTDESEVKLHQRLEKLYLSTRAAKHFQRDIVRGVEGYIVTGSKQVEIGNKLSDDSQKYGIENTCTSGNTLSRAATYFGKARSLIEKERGNMLKAFGTQVAEPLRAMVMGAPLEDARHLAQRYDRMRQEADAQVVEVSRRQNRVRESAGNGEVISKLEAAEYKLEELKSNMVGLGKEAVSAMAAVEGQQQRLTLQRLIAMVEAERAYHQNVLEILDRLEEEMVSERQKIEAPPTPAAESYMPPPPSYDEVNDMFASTSADQSVNSVDFFLGEALGSFKAESEFELNLSVGDIVIVRQISSNGWAEGECKGKAGWFPHAYIERRERVLASKVPHIF from the exons GGCCCTGTGGAAGCAGGCCTCCAGGCTCAAGGAGCAGGTCGCGCGCCAG GGAGTATTTAAGCAGTTTGGGGCTGGTGCCTATGGAAATTCTGATAATCCGTTTACAGACGAATCAGAAGTTAAACTACACCAGAGACTGGAAAAACTTTACTTATCAACTCGTGCTGCCAAA CATTTTCAAAGGGACATTGTTCGGGGTGTGGAGGGCTACATAGTGACAGGATCTAAGCAAGTGGAGATAG GGAACAAATTGTCGGACGATAGCCAGAAATACGGCATTGAAAACACATGTACAAGTGGTAATACTTTATCCAGAGCTGCTACATACTTTGGAAAGGCACGTTCACTCATAGAAAAGGAACGAGGGAACATGCTTAAAGCATTTGGTACACAG GTGGCTGAGCCGCTACGGGCAATGGTAATGGGTGCCCCTCTGGAGGATGCTAGACATCTAGCCCAGAGATACGACAGAATGAGGCAAGAAGCTGATGCTCAG GTTGTTGAAGTTTCGAGACGCCAAAACAGAGTAAGAGAATCAGCTGGGAATGGAGAAGTTATATCAAAGTTGGAAGCAGCTGAGTATAAACTTGAAGAACTGAAGTCAAATATGGTGGGATTAGGAAAGGAAGCTGTTTCAGCAATGGCTGCTGTAGAGGGGCAGCAGCAAAGATTGACATTACAACGTCTCAttgcaatg GTTGAGGCCGAGAGAGCTTACCATCAGAATGTTCTGGAGATACTTGACCGTTTGGAGGAAGAA ATGGTGTCTGAGCGCCAAAAAATCGAAGCACCTCCAACCCCTGCAGCAGAAAGTTatatgccaccaccaccatcatatgATGAAGTTAATGACATGTTTGCGTCCACTTCTGCTGATCAGTCAGTCAACTCTGTGGATTTCTTCTTGGGAGAG GCCCTCGGTTCCTTCAAGGCTGAGAGTGAGTTTGAACTTAACTTGTCAGTTGGCGACATTGTTATCGTCCGACAG ATATCAAGCAATGGTTGGGCGGAAGGTGAATGCAAGGGGAAAGCAGGCTGGTTCCCGCATGCTTATATCGAGAGGCGCGAGCGTGTTCTAGCGAGCAAAGTTCCGCACATTTTCTAG